Proteins encoded by one window of Erwinia pyrifoliae DSM 12163:
- a CDS encoding sucrose-6-phosphate hydrolase, with protein MSEAHLLKQALCAVLSGQQRAARDHHRPAWHLAPPVGLLNDPNGFIQFNQRYVLCYQWNPLACKHGAKFWGQWSSSDLVHWRHEPLALAPSENYESHGCYSGSAVNNQGVLTLVYTGNVKYDDGSRTAWQCLATRDEQGEFHKLGPVLALPEGYTGHVRDPKVWQHDGQWYMVLGAQDLQLQGKVLLLRSADLHQWTLLGEIAGSQLNGLGDFGYMWECPDLFELDGSHVLVVCPQGLASEARRYRNTFQSGYFCGQLDHDSASFCHGQFQELDHGFEFYAPQTCLSDDGRRLLIGWMGIPDGDEFYQPTKAHGWMHIMTCPRELTLCAGRIHQQPARELQQLRQQEIRLDGCAEDLPALDIDSAELELSVDGVCRASFGDGLTLCIEQQGIKLCRNNLRSGEAEERDWMGEVRTLRILCDRSSIEIFINDGEGVMSSRYFPAAEPRLRFSGSAQIALLYWRLQQCVIE; from the coding sequence ATGAGCGAAGCCCATTTGCTGAAACAGGCGCTGTGCGCAGTCCTGAGCGGTCAGCAGCGTGCGGCGCGTGACCACCACCGCCCGGCGTGGCATCTTGCCCCTCCCGTTGGGTTGCTGAACGATCCCAATGGATTTATCCAGTTTAATCAGCGCTATGTCTTGTGCTACCAGTGGAACCCGCTGGCATGCAAGCACGGTGCCAAGTTCTGGGGTCAGTGGAGCTCCTCCGATTTGGTGCACTGGCGGCATGAGCCGCTGGCGTTAGCCCCCTCGGAAAACTATGAAAGCCACGGCTGTTATTCAGGTAGCGCGGTGAATAATCAGGGCGTGCTGACGCTTGTCTATACCGGCAACGTCAAATACGACGACGGCAGCCGCACGGCCTGGCAATGCCTGGCGACGCGCGATGAACAGGGTGAATTTCACAAGCTGGGACCGGTTCTGGCTCTGCCGGAAGGCTACACCGGCCATGTGCGCGATCCCAAAGTGTGGCAGCACGATGGCCAGTGGTATATGGTGCTCGGCGCACAGGATCTGCAGCTGCAGGGCAAAGTGCTGCTGTTACGTTCGGCTGACCTGCACCAGTGGACGCTGCTGGGAGAGATTGCCGGTAGTCAGCTTAACGGGCTGGGTGACTTCGGCTATATGTGGGAATGCCCGGATCTGTTCGAGCTGGACGGCAGTCACGTTCTGGTGGTCTGCCCCCAGGGCCTGGCGAGCGAGGCCAGGCGTTACCGCAATACCTTCCAGAGTGGTTACTTTTGCGGCCAGCTTGACCATGACAGCGCCAGCTTCTGTCACGGGCAATTTCAGGAACTGGATCACGGCTTTGAGTTTTATGCGCCGCAAACCTGTCTGAGCGATGATGGCAGGCGGCTGCTGATTGGCTGGATGGGCATCCCGGATGGCGATGAGTTTTATCAGCCAACCAAAGCGCACGGCTGGATGCACATCATGACCTGCCCGCGCGAGCTGACGCTGTGCGCCGGTCGGATCCACCAGCAGCCGGCGCGCGAACTGCAACAGCTGCGCCAGCAGGAAATCCGGCTTGATGGCTGTGCCGAAGATCTGCCGGCGCTGGATATTGACAGCGCCGAGCTGGAACTGTCCGTCGACGGCGTCTGCCGTGCCAGCTTCGGCGACGGGCTAACGCTGTGCATTGAGCAGCAGGGCATCAAGCTGTGCCGGAATAATTTGCGCAGCGGCGAAGCGGAAGAGCGCGACTGGATGGGCGAGGTGCGCACGTTGCGCATTCTCTGCGATCGTTCAAGCATTGAGATATTTATTAACGATGGTGAAGGGGTGATGTCATCGCGCTACTTCCCCGCTGCGGAACCGCGACTGCGTTTTAGCGGCAGCGCGCAGATAGCGCTGCTTTACTGGAGGTTGCAACAATGCGTGATAGAATAG
- a CDS encoding substrate-binding domain-containing protein, translating into MTKNKRITINDIARLAGVSKSTASLVLNGRGKELRVAQGTRDRVLDIARQQHYQPSIHARALNASRSHTLGLVVPEMTNHGFARFSHELEMLCRDAGLQLLIACTAENASQETLAVNNLIQRQVDGLIVASSMLNDAQYQKINQQLPVVLFDRHLGDSSLPLVITAAVEPTATLVQAVMREGYDEIYFFGGQPRISPTRDRLAGFHLGLERAGIAAKPEWIMHGHYHASSGYELFAELHAQLGRVPQALFCAACGLQEGVLRYLSRHRLLNTPMHLSSFDDHYLYDALSVSIDTVEQDERLLAWNCFEMVTQLIDEQTPHSTQRWLPARIKWRRATPFTNEM; encoded by the coding sequence GTGACTAAAAACAAACGTATTACCATTAACGATATTGCCCGGCTGGCGGGAGTGTCAAAATCTACCGCCAGCCTGGTGCTGAACGGCCGGGGGAAAGAGTTACGCGTAGCGCAAGGAACCCGCGATCGTGTGCTCGATATCGCCCGCCAGCAGCACTATCAACCCAGTATTCACGCCCGCGCTCTCAACGCCAGCCGCAGTCATACCCTCGGGCTGGTGGTGCCGGAGATGACCAACCACGGTTTTGCGCGTTTTTCACATGAGCTTGAAATGCTGTGCCGCGACGCCGGATTACAGCTGCTGATCGCCTGTACCGCCGAAAATGCCAGTCAGGAAACTTTGGCGGTAAACAACCTCATCCAGCGTCAGGTTGACGGGCTTATCGTCGCCTCAAGTATGTTAAACGACGCACAGTATCAGAAAATTAACCAGCAGCTGCCGGTGGTATTGTTTGACCGCCACCTCGGAGACTCGTCGCTGCCGCTGGTGATCACCGCCGCCGTAGAGCCGACCGCCACGCTGGTACAGGCCGTTATGCGCGAAGGCTATGACGAGATCTATTTTTTCGGCGGACAGCCGCGCATTTCGCCCACGCGCGACCGCCTCGCCGGGTTCCATCTTGGCCTGGAGCGCGCCGGGATCGCCGCTAAACCAGAATGGATTATGCACGGACACTATCATGCCAGTTCAGGCTATGAACTGTTTGCTGAACTCCACGCGCAGCTTGGACGCGTGCCACAGGCGCTGTTCTGCGCCGCCTGCGGGCTACAGGAAGGCGTGCTGCGCTATCTTAGCCGGCATCGCCTGCTGAATACCCCGATGCATCTGAGCAGCTTTGACGATCACTACCTGTATGACGCGTTGTCGGTGAGCATTGATACCGTGGAACAGGACGAACGCCTGCTGGCCTGGAACTGCTTTGAGATGGTCACACAGCTGATTGACGAGCAGACGCCGCACTCCACCCAGCGTTGGCTGCCGGCGCGCATTAAATGGCGGCGCGCCACGCCGTTCACCAATGAAATGTGA
- a CDS encoding aminoimidazole riboside kinase, which translates to MKQRIWVLGDAVVDLIPEQDNHLLKCPGGAPANVAVGIARLGGNSAFIGCVGDDPFGAFLQKTLQTEGVDIGKMFRADGQRTSTVLVSLDTEGERHFTFMVRPSADLFLSTDRLPSFARGEGLHLCSIALSAEPSRSAAMHAMHTIKQAGGWVSFDPNLRADLWPDDEEMARVVAQAFELADIIKLSEDELVSLTSSAALEKGIDQFTARYQPALLLVTRGSQGVSVWQSGRLQHFAAPKVEVTDTTGAGDAFVAGLLAALVLETNPLQPQRLEFAVQQAQHSGAAATTAKGAMTALPYAADLVRFSQ; encoded by the coding sequence ATGAAACAAAGAATCTGGGTATTGGGTGATGCGGTGGTGGACCTGATCCCCGAGCAGGACAACCACTTGCTGAAATGCCCCGGCGGCGCTCCGGCCAATGTGGCGGTCGGTATCGCCAGACTGGGGGGAAACAGTGCCTTTATCGGCTGCGTAGGGGACGACCCGTTCGGCGCGTTTTTGCAGAAAACCCTGCAAACCGAAGGCGTCGATATCGGCAAGATGTTCCGCGCCGACGGCCAGCGAACCTCAACGGTTCTGGTATCCCTGGATACGGAAGGCGAACGCCACTTCACCTTTATGGTTCGTCCTTCCGCCGATCTCTTTTTGAGCACGGATCGCCTGCCGTCATTTGCCCGGGGTGAAGGCCTGCATCTGTGCTCAATAGCCCTGAGTGCTGAACCCTCACGCAGCGCGGCGATGCATGCCATGCACACCATTAAGCAAGCGGGTGGCTGGGTCAGTTTCGATCCTAATCTGCGAGCGGACCTGTGGCCGGATGATGAGGAGATGGCACGGGTCGTGGCACAGGCTTTCGAGCTGGCAGACATCATCAAGTTGTCTGAGGATGAGCTGGTTTCCCTGACCAGTAGTGCAGCCCTGGAAAAGGGGATCGACCAGTTTACAGCCCGTTACCAGCCTGCATTATTGCTGGTGACACGCGGCAGTCAGGGCGTCAGCGTCTGGCAGTCGGGTCGCCTGCAGCACTTTGCCGCCCCGAAGGTTGAAGTGACAGATACTACCGGTGCCGGCGATGCCTTTGTTGCCGGCCTGCTGGCGGCGCTGGTGCTGGAAACAAATCCTCTGCAACCACAGCGGCTGGAGTTCGCCGTACAGCAGGCACAGCATAGCGGTGCGGCGGCCACCACCGCGAAAGGGGCTATGACGGCCTTGCCTTACGCTGCCGATCTCGTTCGCTTCAGCCAGTAG
- a CDS encoding sucrose-specific PTS transporter subunit IIBC, whose amino-acid sequence MNIEKTARELIPLLGGRENIASAAHCATRLRLVMVDDEKVQKEAIEALEGVKGCFRNAGQMQIIFGSGIVNKVHAAFVREAGIGESSKSEAADIAAKKLNPLQRIARVLSNIFVPIIPAIVASGLLMGLLGMVKTYGWVGADSALFIMLDMCSSAAFIILPILIGFTAAREFGGNPYLGATLGGILTHPALTNAWGVASGFHTMNFFGLEIAMIGYQGTVFPVLLAVWFMSHCEKRLRRLIPDALDIILTPFLTVIISGFVALLIIGPAGRAFGDGLSLVLSTLIGHAGWLAGLLFGGLYSVIVITGVHHSFHAVEAGLLGNPSIGVNFLLPIWSMANIAQGGACLAVWFKTRDVKVRSIVLPSGFSAMLGITEAAIFGVNLRYIKPFIAGLAGGAAGGAWVVTMHVNMTAVGLTALPGMAIVQASSLVNYLIGMVIAFSTAFVLSLLLKIKFEVKA is encoded by the coding sequence GTGAATATTGAAAAAACAGCTCGTGAACTGATACCTCTACTCGGCGGCCGCGAGAATATCGCCAGCGCCGCGCACTGCGCCACACGCCTGCGCCTGGTGATGGTAGACGACGAAAAAGTGCAGAAAGAGGCGATAGAAGCGCTGGAAGGGGTCAAAGGCTGCTTCCGTAATGCCGGTCAGATGCAGATTATCTTCGGTAGTGGCATCGTCAATAAAGTTCATGCGGCCTTTGTGCGTGAGGCCGGGATCGGCGAGTCGAGTAAAAGCGAAGCGGCAGATATCGCCGCGAAGAAACTCAACCCGCTACAGCGTATTGCACGCGTACTGTCCAATATTTTCGTACCGATCATTCCGGCGATTGTCGCGTCTGGTTTGTTGATGGGCCTGCTGGGGATGGTGAAAACCTATGGTTGGGTCGGCGCCGACAGCGCACTGTTTATCATGCTCGATATGTGTAGCTCTGCGGCGTTTATTATCCTGCCCATCCTGATCGGTTTCACCGCCGCGCGTGAATTCGGCGGCAACCCCTATCTCGGCGCGACGCTGGGCGGGATCCTCACTCACCCCGCGCTGACTAACGCCTGGGGCGTAGCCAGCGGTTTCCACACCATGAACTTCTTCGGTCTGGAAATTGCGATGATCGGCTATCAGGGCACGGTGTTCCCGGTTCTGCTGGCGGTGTGGTTTATGAGCCACTGTGAGAAACGTCTGCGGCGGCTGATCCCGGATGCGCTGGATATCATCCTGACGCCGTTCCTCACGGTGATTATCTCTGGTTTTGTTGCGCTGCTGATTATCGGCCCGGCGGGACGCGCTTTCGGTGATGGCCTTTCACTGGTGCTGAGTACGCTGATCGGCCATGCAGGCTGGCTGGCCGGGCTGCTGTTCGGCGGACTCTATTCGGTTATCGTCATCACCGGCGTGCATCACAGCTTCCACGCGGTGGAAGCCGGGCTGCTGGGTAACCCCTCAATTGGGGTAAATTTCCTGCTGCCGATTTGGTCGATGGCTAATATAGCTCAGGGCGGAGCCTGCCTGGCAGTATGGTTTAAAACCCGTGATGTCAAAGTTCGCAGCATCGTCCTGCCCTCTGGCTTCTCTGCCATGCTGGGGATTACCGAGGCGGCCATTTTCGGGGTTAACCTGCGCTATATTAAACCGTTTATTGCCGGGTTGGCCGGCGGCGCGGCTGGCGGAGCCTGGGTGGTCACTATGCACGTCAATATGACCGCCGTTGGCCTGACCGCCCTGCCCGGAATGGCGATCGTACAGGCCAGTTCGCTGGTCAATTATCTGATCGGAATGGTTATCGCGTTCAGTACCGCTTTCGTGCTGTCCCTGCTGTTGAAAATCAAGTTTGAGGTTAAAGCATGA
- the icmH gene encoding type IVB secretion system protein IcmH/DotU, with product MTLQSPANPVTPVSQDNLLLAAALPLLNAIVQIRLAATHDDPSGLRHQLIDEIRQFEARCKRSELPFEMIIGARYCLCAVLDEAAAQTPWGSRGVWSGNGLLITFHNESWGGDKVFQLLTRITQKPAQHLFLLEVIHYCLLLGYEGRYRNMDNGRLQRDVVRSRLAKLIQSVRAAPASDLPQPCENALHCAPWRPPVPLLACICVTVLIGCTIFSAMNWRLGRAAEPLLRQIWQTPLPQLPGSKYGAVSQISFDLRQRLSDLIASHQLNITDGDDGNKVILPIDSLFSPPGAELTPEGRALIARVASAMESLKGTLLIAVYTDNRLLPSTQFMSNDEYSAAQAQAIGTMMLQLIAQPCINVRAEGRGDSQGLLPNNSASNRTQNRRVEITLFAAPEKDDCSHAAGNN from the coding sequence ATGACGTTGCAATCTCCCGCAAATCCGGTCACGCCGGTCAGCCAGGATAATCTCTTGCTCGCTGCCGCTTTACCGTTGTTGAATGCGATTGTGCAGATCCGCCTGGCGGCTACTCACGACGACCCGTCGGGGTTACGTCACCAATTGATCGATGAAATACGTCAGTTTGAGGCCCGTTGTAAACGGTCTGAACTGCCGTTCGAAATGATTATCGGCGCCCGTTATTGCCTGTGCGCAGTGCTGGATGAAGCCGCCGCACAAACCCCGTGGGGTAGCCGGGGAGTCTGGTCTGGCAATGGTCTGCTTATTACTTTTCACAATGAAAGCTGGGGCGGGGACAAAGTTTTCCAGCTGCTGACGCGGATTACCCAAAAACCCGCGCAGCACCTGTTTTTACTTGAAGTCATTCATTACTGCCTGCTGCTGGGCTACGAAGGTCGCTACCGCAATATGGACAATGGGCGTCTGCAACGTGATGTGGTGCGTAGCCGCCTGGCAAAACTCATCCAGAGCGTGCGTGCTGCGCCTGCCAGCGATCTGCCGCAGCCTTGCGAAAATGCTCTCCATTGCGCGCCGTGGCGCCCCCCGGTACCACTCCTGGCCTGCATCTGTGTGACGGTGTTGATCGGCTGTACGATCTTTTCCGCCATGAACTGGCGGCTGGGGCGCGCCGCAGAACCGCTGCTGCGGCAAATCTGGCAAACACCGCTGCCGCAGCTGCCAGGCAGTAAGTACGGAGCCGTTTCGCAGATATCGTTCGACCTGCGCCAGCGCCTGAGCGATCTTATCGCCTCGCACCAGCTGAATATCACCGACGGTGACGACGGCAATAAGGTCATCCTGCCAATCGACAGCCTGTTTTCCCCCCCGGGCGCAGAGCTTACCCCAGAGGGGCGTGCACTGATTGCCCGTGTCGCCAGCGCGATGGAATCCCTCAAAGGTACTCTCCTGATTGCCGTTTATACCGACAACCGGCTGCTACCTTCCACTCAGTTTATGTCCAACGATGAATATTCTGCCGCCCAGGCGCAGGCGATCGGCACCATGATGCTGCAGCTAATCGCCCAGCCTTGTATCAATGTGCGTGCCGAAGGGCGCGGCGATAGCCAGGGGCTGCTGCCAAATAACAGCGCGAGCAATCGCACGCAAAATCGACGCGTCGAAATAACTCTGTTTGCTGCACCTGAAAAAGACGATTGCAGCCACGCTGCGGGGAACAACTGA
- a CDS encoding gamma-glutamylcyclotransferase — protein MLTRDFLLKADCKTAFGDIEDSLLWSVEQRAASLAATLASRPDSSPVWIFGYGSLMWNPVFVADEVASGALHGWHRAFCLRLTAGRGTATQPGRMLALKEGGQTSGLAFRLPEDKLHEELELLWKREMLTGCYLPIWHPLRLDDGRAVCALVFVMDPRHALYEADSCAQTIAPLIAQAQGPLGTNAQYLFSLEQVLTQRGMYDDCLTDLVQRVRQLQQCRHGLAG, from the coding sequence ATGTTAACGAGAGATTTTCTATTAAAAGCAGACTGCAAAACCGCTTTTGGCGATATTGAAGATTCACTGCTGTGGAGCGTTGAACAGCGTGCTGCTTCACTGGCGGCAACGCTGGCCTCTCGCCCCGATAGCAGCCCGGTGTGGATATTTGGCTATGGCTCCCTGATGTGGAACCCGGTGTTTGTCGCGGATGAGGTGGCGTCGGGCGCGCTGCATGGCTGGCACCGGGCTTTTTGTCTGCGGCTGACGGCCGGCCGGGGTACCGCCACGCAGCCCGGACGCATGCTGGCGCTGAAAGAGGGGGGGCAAACCAGCGGGCTGGCATTCCGGTTACCGGAAGATAAGCTGCATGAAGAGCTGGAACTGCTGTGGAAGCGTGAGATGCTTACCGGATGTTATCTGCCAATCTGGCATCCCCTCAGACTGGATGATGGCCGCGCGGTGTGCGCGCTGGTGTTCGTTATGGATCCGCGCCATGCGCTGTATGAAGCCGACTCCTGTGCGCAAACCATCGCGCCGCTGATTGCCCAGGCGCAAGGCCCGCTGGGAACCAATGCACAGTACCTGTTTTCACTTGAGCAGGTATTAACGCAGCGCGGAATGTATGATGACTGTCTGACCGATCTGGTCCAGCGAGTGCGGCAACTGCAACAGTGCCGCCACGGACTGGCTGGATAA
- the tagH gene encoding type VI secretion system-associated FHA domain protein TagH, whose product MRLTLLQHPTDVSLTACDFAPPGGTIGRSPENHLVLPDADRNISRLQALIHVAANGGCRLTNQGSVTVIFHNGRPLARGDQVKLEHGDTLDIGRYKMSVSGAPQAIRGAALGLDPLSLFAAKDDSEHDAFDILQPVDHPAPHLPETPGPQGSEERAARQMSARLGIDPVIHNASNEHSAPRTEGPREQRLLAALLEGMGLDSQRDEIPLNEEQMYTTGRMLSLFSQGTVALLSSRSILKRGVKADMTMVLNEANNPFKILPSGKTVLMQIYQSQMPGFMAPERAVRDALVDLQAHQLGMIAGIRAIIAAMLQSFNPQRLQDTAQRDNQLPRIALSCRRKAALWDYFMRHYQNTSGDIEDDFHTLFGEAFLQAYDMEVNQYKDSQSRPEEG is encoded by the coding sequence ATGCGACTGACCCTTCTTCAGCACCCGACAGATGTTTCTCTTACCGCCTGTGATTTTGCCCCACCCGGCGGCACTATCGGCCGCAGCCCCGAAAATCACCTGGTGCTGCCCGATGCGGATCGTAATATCTCGCGTTTGCAGGCGCTGATCCATGTCGCGGCAAACGGCGGCTGCCGTCTGACCAATCAGGGCAGCGTCACGGTCATTTTCCATAATGGCAGACCGCTGGCTCGCGGCGATCAGGTGAAGCTGGAGCACGGTGACACGCTTGATATTGGACGTTATAAGATGAGCGTCAGCGGTGCACCACAGGCCATTCGTGGCGCAGCCTTGGGGCTGGATCCGCTGAGCCTGTTCGCTGCAAAAGACGATAGCGAGCACGATGCGTTCGACATCCTGCAGCCCGTTGACCACCCGGCTCCCCATCTGCCAGAGACGCCTGGTCCGCAAGGATCTGAAGAGCGTGCTGCCCGACAGATGTCGGCAAGACTGGGCATCGACCCGGTCATACACAACGCTTCAAATGAGCACAGCGCTCCCCGCACGGAAGGCCCGCGTGAACAGCGACTGCTGGCCGCACTGTTGGAAGGCATGGGGCTGGACAGCCAGCGGGATGAAATCCCCCTGAATGAAGAGCAAATGTATACCACCGGCAGAATGCTGAGCCTGTTCTCCCAGGGAACTGTAGCGCTGCTGTCATCACGTTCGATTCTCAAACGCGGGGTCAAAGCGGATATGACCATGGTATTGAATGAGGCAAACAACCCTTTCAAAATCCTGCCATCCGGCAAAACGGTGCTGATGCAAATCTATCAAAGCCAGATGCCAGGATTCATGGCACCGGAACGGGCGGTTCGCGATGCGCTGGTCGATTTACAGGCTCATCAGCTGGGAATGATTGCCGGGATAAGAGCGATCATCGCCGCCATGCTGCAATCGTTTAATCCGCAACGGCTACAGGACACCGCCCAGCGAGATAATCAGCTGCCACGTATCGCACTGAGCTGCCGGCGCAAAGCCGCACTTTGGGACTATTTTATGCGCCATTATCAAAATACCAGCGGTGACATTGAGGATGACTTCCATACGCTGTTTGGCGAGGCATTTCTGCAGGCCTACGATATGGAAGTGAATCAATATAAAGACTCACAGTCACGGCCGGAAGAGGGGTAG
- the tagF gene encoding type VI secretion system-associated protein TagF yields the protein MAAAYELEWYGKLPTAGDFVQQGGQEDAIHSWSSWFQAGLVYWHLEHASRDEPFGLAPIWNFALPATLGVQRVQIGCVMPSRDRVGRIWPLLAVKSVPLAKWHPSRLAMADDWFTELGCAMFQAVRELHSADWLDQALRGVAPLPLPNTGRSEILDVLGYHDLPCTLKWTEVARRFDPLQYTSYWWTNQGDGYPLKTHKHSGILTARLFAQLFHPAAGSQPGRHGLYPPMFD from the coding sequence ATGGCAGCAGCATATGAGCTGGAATGGTATGGCAAACTTCCAACAGCGGGCGATTTCGTGCAGCAGGGGGGACAGGAAGACGCAATTCACAGTTGGTCAAGTTGGTTTCAGGCCGGGCTGGTTTACTGGCACCTTGAGCACGCCAGCCGTGACGAACCGTTCGGCCTGGCACCGATATGGAATTTCGCCCTGCCAGCCACCCTCGGCGTGCAGCGCGTGCAGATTGGCTGCGTGATGCCCTCACGCGACCGCGTGGGGCGCATCTGGCCGCTGTTGGCCGTAAAAAGTGTTCCGCTGGCAAAGTGGCATCCCTCCCGGCTTGCCATGGCCGATGACTGGTTTACAGAACTTGGCTGCGCCATGTTTCAGGCGGTAAGAGAACTGCATAGCGCAGACTGGCTGGATCAGGCGCTGCGCGGCGTGGCGCCACTGCCCCTGCCGAATACCGGGCGCTCTGAAATTCTCGACGTGCTCGGCTATCATGACCTGCCCTGCACGCTAAAATGGACTGAAGTAGCCCGCCGCTTTGATCCGTTGCAGTACACCAGCTACTGGTGGACGAACCAGGGAGACGGCTACCCGCTGAAGACGCACAAGCACAGTGGGATTTTGACTGCCCGACTGTTTGCGCAATTATTTCATCCAGCGGCAGGTTCGCAGCCGGGTCGCCACGGGCTTTATCCACCGATGTTCGATTAG
- a CDS encoding carbohydrate porin, with translation MTKPYLISLAIGIALGAPAIGYAAPTLSSLEARMMAMEQRLQQAEKRAAQAETRASEAEKQVARLEQQATDSEVEPVAVASAPVSATSPAPVAALPAPTMAASEGFEFHGYARSGLIMNDSAAATQSGPYLTPAGETGGAVGRLGNENNTYVELNLEHKQRLANGATTRFKAMLADGQRDYNDWTGSTSELNIRQAFVELGSLPTFSGVFTDSTLWAGKRFDRDNFDIHWLDSDVVFLAGTGGGIYDVQWQNGLKSNFSLYGRNFGDIETIDNTIQNYIVTSNNFAGPLQLMVSGLRAKDNDLRVNKSRENHNAGDSGFHAMLALHNDSFWGMRAGTAKTALLYGRGLGAEVKGVGSDGNLTQQAETWRLASYGVTPINNTWSFAPAILAQTSSDRYAAGDHYRWATLNARFIQAINQNFALAYEGSYQYMDLNPQGYKDRQAVSGSFWKLTFAPTFKVADIGDFFTRPEIRIFASWMDWNRSLDRYASDDAFGSSGFAAGGEWNFGVQMETWF, from the coding sequence ATGACCAAACCTTATCTGATTTCTCTGGCCATCGGCATTGCCCTGGGCGCGCCGGCTATCGGCTATGCGGCCCCGACTCTGAGCAGTCTTGAGGCGCGGATGATGGCCATGGAACAACGCCTGCAACAGGCTGAAAAGCGCGCTGCACAGGCTGAAACGCGCGCCAGCGAGGCGGAAAAGCAGGTTGCACGCCTGGAGCAACAGGCAACAGATTCTGAAGTCGAACCGGTGGCCGTTGCTTCTGCCCCGGTGAGTGCCACTTCCCCGGCGCCCGTGGCCGCGCTGCCCGCGCCGACCATGGCGGCAAGTGAAGGGTTTGAGTTTCATGGCTATGCGCGTTCCGGGCTGATTATGAACGATTCAGCGGCCGCAACGCAGAGCGGGCCGTATCTCACCCCGGCCGGAGAAACCGGCGGGGCGGTGGGCCGTCTGGGCAATGAGAACAATACTTACGTTGAACTCAATCTTGAACACAAGCAGCGCTTAGCCAACGGCGCCACCACCCGCTTCAAGGCCATGCTGGCAGACGGGCAGCGTGACTATAACGACTGGACGGGCAGCACCAGTGAACTGAATATCCGCCAGGCGTTCGTCGAGCTGGGTAGCCTGCCGACCTTTAGCGGCGTATTTACAGACAGTACCCTTTGGGCAGGTAAACGTTTTGACCGTGACAATTTCGATATTCACTGGCTCGATTCGGACGTGGTGTTCCTTGCCGGAACGGGCGGCGGCATCTATGACGTGCAGTGGCAGAACGGGTTGAAAAGTAATTTCTCGCTGTACGGACGTAACTTTGGTGATATCGAAACCATTGATAACACTATCCAGAACTATATCGTCACCAGCAATAACTTTGCCGGCCCGTTGCAGCTGATGGTGAGCGGCTTGCGTGCCAAAGATAACGACCTGCGCGTAAATAAGAGCCGTGAAAACCACAACGCCGGCGACAGCGGCTTCCACGCCATGCTGGCATTACACAACGACAGCTTTTGGGGCATGCGAGCAGGTACGGCGAAAACCGCGCTGCTGTATGGTCGTGGTCTGGGCGCCGAGGTGAAAGGCGTCGGTTCGGACGGAAATCTGACGCAGCAGGCGGAAACCTGGCGCCTGGCTAGTTACGGTGTCACGCCGATAAACAACACCTGGAGCTTCGCTCCGGCGATACTGGCGCAAACCAGCAGCGATCGCTATGCCGCCGGCGACCATTATCGCTGGGCGACGCTCAACGCTCGATTTATCCAGGCGATAAACCAGAATTTCGCGCTGGCATACGAGGGAAGCTATCAGTACATGGATCTCAATCCGCAAGGATACAAAGACCGCCAGGCCGTGTCCGGCAGCTTCTGGAAGCTAACCTTCGCCCCAACCTTTAAGGTCGCAGACATTGGCGACTTCTTTACCCGCCCTGAAATCCGCATTTTTGCCAGCTGGATGGACTGGAACCGCTCTCTCGATCGCTATGCCAGCGATGATGCCTTCGGCAGCAGCGGCTTCGCTGCCGGTGGCGAATGGAATTTCGGCGTACAGATGGAAACCTGGTTCTGA